Below is a genomic region from Methanobacterium sp..
TTAAATTTTATTTCCGTATATATATATCACCATAATTGTTTTATTTTGACAAATAATGATAAATAACCCATACTTAAGTAAAATTTTAAGTAAAAACAAGTTAAAAAATTTAGATAACTTGTTAGAATCAGATACCCCCATTTATTATTTTTTTTATTTTATAAGTAATAATATTTTAAAGTATAATTCAAACATATTATAAAATCAAATAACCCCTACAATTAATTTTTTGAAGTAGTAACTATTCATTAATAGCTTATTTAATGTTATCTCCTCATTGAGGCAATAATATAAAATAATAGGTGATTAATATAGTACAACTGGCGAAATGAGTATAAAAATTAGTATGGCCCGCAAAATCGAAAACTTTGCCGCGTTAAAAATTGAAAATTTTTAAAGCGCTAAAGGAGTTCATTAAATGGTTCTTTAATGATTTCATCAAAAGGACTCATTTTATTAGATTTTATCAAAAATGCCAATATAGAATTTATTAAATTAATATTATTAATTACATTCCATGATTTTTTCGTCTGGCCAACCACAAAATTATAGCCAAAATAACGATTAAAACTATTATTCTCAGCAATATATGCCATAAAGATACAGCAGTGGTTGTGGTTGTTACAGTCGACACCATCGATATTTTCCCTAATAACTTTTAGCTTATGATTTTATTTAAATGATTTTGTACATTCTAAAAATTCACTAAAAGAACTCATTTTGATTTTATAAAAAGAAGCCGTAAAAAAAGAATTTAATTTAATGACGGGTAAACTCATTTGATTGGTGCCTTTTATTCAACAGCAGTAACCAATAAAATCACCATTTTTTTTCCATGGCAATACTTGGCTGTCATTAGCTACAAGGCCGCTGCGTTAAAGCATTTTACTGTATTAAAAATTAATTAATATAAAAAGATTTAGTTTATTGAATCATAAATCCCTTTACCATTTCTTCAACAGCTTTAATTTCTTCTCCCGTCGGAACTCCATTATTAAATGGATATTCATTTTCAGGGAAATATTCAAGTATTTTTAAGCCTTTTTCATCGTCTGATTCAACTACAAATCGTTTAATGTTTCCTAAAGGTATATTAGCTATCATAGGTAAAATTTTATCCTTTTTTTCTTCTTCCATTCCCATGATATTAAGTTTAATAAAGTGTTTTTGATGTTCAACCGAATATCCAAATTCCAGTACTTTAACTTCCAGCATAAAATCACCATAGAACATTTAATCACCATATAACTTAATTTTTACGATATGTACAAATCCTTATTTTCATTACTCTTTCGATATAACTCAGTTGATAGGTACATCTAATAGATTCACCTGCCTAGAAACACCTTCATTTTGTTCATGATTACAACACTCCCATAAATCTATCCTAAGCATTAAAATCCCAAAGTTTTCCTAAAATTTAAACACCATACTAACTTACTCTTCAAATCCAAATTCTAGATCCGGTGTGACTATCCCTGCAAAGTCGCTCATCTTTCAGTCTCAAACTTTAAGCTTGCTATTTTTATTTTAGAAAAATATATTTTGTAATGCTTTAATATAACTAATGTAAATTGTGTTATACAAAAATTTAACATTTAATTGATGTTTTTATAGCAATATATCTATTAATAGGTTGATTAATTTCTAAAAAGGAAAACGTATATATTGCATATCGTATAAATCCAAGAAAGTAAATCAATTTCCACATAGGTTAATAAAATGAAAGATAAAAAAACGTCTCTTTTAGCATTTGCTATAGGTGGGCCTATCGGCTGTTTAGGTGGATTAATAGGTTTAGGCGGGGCTGAATTTAGACTCCCTTTCCTACTGAAAACATTTAGTAAACCTGCTAAAAAAGCAGTAGCATTAAACATGTTAATAAGTTTAATCACAGTTGTATCGGCCATATATTTTAGAATGAATAATTTTGATATCTCCGTTATTGTTCCTCAAGTACTGTTAATGATTGCAATCATCGTAGGCTCTACTACAGGTGCTTACTTTGGAATAGGAATGTTAACTAAAATATCTGATACTTTGTTTAAAAAAGTACTGTTAATATTGCTTTTAATCATGGGATTGCTCCTTATTAGTGAAAGTTTCATTACCTTCGGTTCAATGGGCATAATGTTTGGCAATCTATATATAGAGCTAATTGTAGCTGTATTCTGTGGGATACTTATCGGAATCATCAGTAGCCTCTTA
It encodes:
- a CDS encoding sulfite exporter TauE/SafE family protein, which codes for MKDKKTSLLAFAIGGPIGCLGGLIGLGGAEFRLPFLLKTFSKPAKKAVALNMLISLITVVSAIYFRMNNFDISVIVPQVLLMIAIIVGSTTGAYFGIGMLTKISDTLFKKVLLILLLIMGLLLISESFITFGSMGIMFGNLYIELIVAVFCGILIGIISSLLGVAGGEVIIPILILLFGIDVKLAGTMSLIISLPTMLVGITRHAKNKMYTEKSELSSLVLPMGIASIIGASIGAFLVIYAPSQLLKIILGALLIFTSIKILTEKD